A region from the Streptomyces tsukubensis genome encodes:
- a CDS encoding GtrA family protein, whose protein sequence is MGERGGALRGQLHQLVREVAKFGAVGGLGVLVNLAVFNLVRQTTEIPVVRASIIATVVAIAFNYVGFRYFTYRDRDKTGRTRELSLFLLFSVIGLVIENGILYAATYGFDWDGPLQSNFFKFFGIGVATMFRFWSYRTWVFRHQPEPVAVAEAAAEAPAGAETVLAPPPGVRSAAPGRSSADRLAPRR, encoded by the coding sequence ATGGGTGAACGCGGCGGAGCGTTGCGTGGGCAGCTGCACCAACTGGTGCGCGAGGTCGCCAAATTCGGGGCGGTCGGGGGCCTCGGGGTCCTGGTCAACCTCGCGGTCTTCAACCTCGTCAGGCAGACCACCGAGATCCCGGTGGTGCGGGCGTCGATCATCGCCACGGTGGTCGCGATCGCCTTCAACTACGTGGGCTTCCGCTACTTCACGTACCGGGACCGCGACAAGACCGGGCGCACCCGGGAGCTCTCCCTCTTCCTGCTGTTCAGCGTGATCGGTCTGGTCATCGAGAACGGCATCCTCTACGCGGCGACGTACGGCTTCGACTGGGACGGGCCGCTGCAGAGCAACTTCTTCAAGTTCTTCGGCATCGGGGTCGCGACGATGTTCCGCTTCTGGTCGTACCGGACGTGGGTCTTCCGGCACCAGCCGGAGCCGGTCGCGGTGGCGGAAGCCGCGGCGGAGGCGCCGGCGGGTGCGGAGACGGTACTGGCGCCGCCTCCGGGTGTACGGTCCGCCGCGCCGGGGCGGTCCTCGGCGGACCGGCTGGCGCCGCGGCGCTGA
- a CDS encoding ATP-binding protein, whose translation MRRRLINSTLAVVLVVIAVFGVSLVLVETRTITSTAEQSVEAEAVQLVSFLDSKIIEEQTITPEIVEEQSRIERYAVIELSGQAPFAVGKKPSGRVIRAEVSGEHGQTVTVEEPYSAVYEEVGRTLLITGAVAMLAVVAAVVLAVRQADRLASPLTDLAETAERLGSGDPRPRHRRYGVPELDRVADVLDSSAERIARMLTAERRLAADASHQLRTPLTALSMRLEEISATDDPDTVKEEASIALTQVERLTDVVERLLTNARDPREGSALAFDLDEVVKQQIEEWRPAYRSAGRAVVRSGRTGMRAVGTPGAVAQVLAALIENSLMHGGGTVAIRTRVVGNQAVIEVTDEGPGVPADLGARIFERTISGRNSTGIGLAVARDLAEADGGRLELLQQHPPVFALFLSRVARKQEDEPPTVR comes from the coding sequence GTGCGTCGACGACTGATCAACTCGACCCTCGCCGTCGTCCTCGTCGTCATCGCCGTCTTCGGCGTCTCCCTCGTCCTCGTCGAGACCCGCACCATCACCTCCACCGCCGAGCAGTCCGTCGAAGCCGAAGCGGTCCAGCTCGTCAGCTTCCTCGACAGCAAGATCATCGAGGAGCAGACGATCACGCCCGAGATCGTCGAGGAGCAGAGCCGTATCGAGCGGTACGCGGTCATCGAGCTCTCCGGCCAGGCCCCCTTCGCCGTGGGCAAGAAGCCGTCCGGCCGGGTCATCCGCGCCGAGGTGTCGGGCGAGCACGGCCAGACCGTCACCGTCGAGGAGCCGTACTCCGCGGTCTACGAGGAGGTCGGCCGTACCCTCCTGATCACCGGCGCCGTTGCGATGCTCGCCGTGGTCGCCGCCGTGGTGCTCGCCGTACGCCAGGCGGACCGGCTCGCCTCCCCGCTGACGGATCTCGCGGAGACCGCCGAACGGCTCGGCTCCGGTGACCCCCGCCCCCGCCACCGGCGGTACGGCGTTCCCGAGCTGGACCGGGTGGCCGATGTGCTGGACTCCAGTGCCGAGCGGATCGCCCGGATGCTGACCGCCGAGCGCCGTCTCGCCGCGGACGCCTCCCATCAGCTCCGCACCCCCCTGACCGCGCTGTCGATGCGGCTGGAGGAGATCTCCGCGACCGACGACCCGGACACCGTGAAGGAGGAGGCGAGCATCGCGCTGACGCAGGTGGAGCGGCTGACGGACGTCGTGGAGCGGCTGCTGACCAATGCGCGGGATCCACGGGAGGGCTCCGCGCTCGCCTTCGACCTCGACGAGGTCGTCAAACAGCAGATCGAAGAGTGGCGCCCCGCCTACCGCAGTGCGGGCCGCGCCGTGGTCCGCTCCGGCCGCACGGGCATGCGCGCGGTCGGTACGCCGGGCGCGGTCGCGCAGGTGCTCGCGGCACTCATCGAGAACTCACTGATGCACGGTGGCGGTACGGTCGCGATCCGTACCCGCGTGGTCGGGAACCAGGCCGTGATCGAAGTGACCGACGAAGGCCCCGGGGTGCCCGCCGACCTGGGCGCGCGGATCTTCGAGCGGACGATCAGCGGCCGGAACTCGACGGGCATCGGCCTGGCCGTGGCCCGGGACCTCGCGGAGGCGGACGGCGGCCGGCTGGAGCTGCTCCAGCAGCATCCGCCGGTCTTCGCGCTCTTCCTGAGCCGGGTGGCGCGCAAGCAGGAGGACGAGCCCCCCACGGTCCGCTGA